Genomic window (Lycium barbarum isolate Lr01 chromosome 2, ASM1917538v2, whole genome shotgun sequence):
AGAAGGTGGGTTCGGTCTGGTTCATAAAGGGGTATTAAGGGATGGACTGGTTGTTGCAGTAAAACAGCTGAAGTTTATTGGAACTCAAGCAGACGCTGATTTTCGTAGAGAAGTTCGAGTTTTGAGCTGTGCCCAGCACAGGAATGTTGTGCTGCTGGTTGGTTACTGTATTCAGGGAAATAGGAGACTATTAGTGTATGAGTTTATTTGCAACAAGTCCTTGGACTATCATTTGCATGGTATCTTCTGTTTAATTTTTCTCTTTAAAGTTCACCCGCAATCCAACCTATGGTGCAGCTTATATAAAGTACTATCAACTGGACTTTGAAACGCCTTAGTGTTCTTATAAATTTTGCAGGAACGAAAGAAGCAACTCTAGATTGGAGCTCACGCCTTAAGATAGCTATTGGGACAGCAAGAGGCTTACGTTACCTTCATGAAGATTGCAGAGTGGGATGCATAGTTCACAGAGATCTCAGACCAAAAAATATTCTCTTAACTCACGATTTTGAACCTTTGGTAAGTTTCAGTGGTGGTTTTAGTCAAGCATCTTTATCGTTCCAGTTTTTGAGTGCCAGCTACAGCATAGACATATTTACTTCAAACGAACCAAATTCATACATGCGCCATTTGGATGAGAAAAGCTATTAAATTTGAGAGATCTTAAGCTGTCTATAATTGCACGTGTTTATGGACAAACACAATTATCCTTTTGTAAAAGCAACGAATAAAACCTAATCAAATGGTTGGTTTATTTAAGGTTGCTGATTTTGGGCTTGCACGATTGTACAATGAATGGGAAGTTTCTGAAGATGAACATCTAATTAGAACTTCAAGGTAATTGTCTGTTTTCTGTATGTCTATCTTAACTACATCTCAATCTTACCCTAGTTGTTGCTTATTATTATTGATAGACTAGAATTTTTCAGCCTAGTTTGGTAGACATCTGAAAGCGACATCCCAAGCTCTAAGGCTGCTtatgttttattttctttttcggaCTCATCTCTATGTTGAAGTTGGCAGATAGAGTGATGGTTACATGATGAAAATTATTTTGAAGTTTTTCAGGTATCTCGCCCCAGAGTACTCCAATGATGGAAAAGTCACGGAGAAGGTTGACGTATATGCTTTTGGCTTGGTGGTATTGGAATTGATTACAGGTAGAAAAACCAATGACTTGCAATGCTACAGAGGTCAGCACCTTCTTCCAGGAAGCCTTTCCCCTACATCTGGAAAGGGACCCTATCTTTCAGCATTTAAAAATCAGTTGCTCGACTCCAACTTGACCTCATCCCAGCTTGAAAACTTCCCTTATGAACTACAGGCGATGAGCCATACTGCTTATATGTGTCTACAGGAAGATCCTCAACTGCGACCTCCCATTTCGAAGGTTCTTTTTCTTAAGTATTTATTGGAGTGTATGTTCTGTGTATTCTTTTACATTCAGTAGGAATGACTTACCTCTTCAGAGTTCAGACTGGATATTTCCCCTGTACTCTGTGTTAGTACAGGGAAAGTGTACTTAAAAATGGTGGGAAATTTACTCATTTTCCTTCTAAATTGTCAGGTACTTAAAATACTAGAAGGAGGCAGTTCCATTCTTGACTCAAATTCATTTGGCAGTAGAAGTGGTTATATGCAGGGATCGAATTCCAATAACCATCCTGTATCAAAGAGACATTCTCGTAGGCTCTCTTACTAAGAAAATCGTAAAGTCATTTCTACTTAAGTGGTGCGAATCCTGATCTTCTTGTAGTCGTGTTCCCTTCATACTCCAGAATTCAACCTAAGATAGGTAATGTTGTCATACAAACCCAGTTACTTTTTGTACAATCCGAACTTTTCTTATTCTCAATGTATCACATTTCCAGTGTATATCGATGTAAGTTCATTTTTCCATCTTCATGTGACTTCTTTGAAATCGAATTTTATTCCATATTTCTCTTAATTGGAAATGTTGTGTAATGAGATTACCGCAGGAGTCAATAGTTCTTTTTGTGGCCTGCTGTTTCAATATCCAGGATTGGTTTTTAATCCTTCACAATTCAAGCAAATGTCTGTTTTTACTTCTGTCTGCAAGGACAATAAGCCTTGTAATTTTTCTGTGAAGATactgttggctgctgaattagtATCTACTGATATTCTGAAACAATCGATGTGGGACAACTT
Coding sequences:
- the LOC132627937 gene encoding inactive protein kinase SELMODRAFT_444075-like isoform X4; the protein is MQSAGSFWTSNSIKLKLELKYCMEELRCNIVEMKGSKPKVLRLNLGCSEELQTPFFSANSSPVLDRRELQDERMKHSTPVSSPENQRTSYMRTPLLDSLTDPDTFLLYERNPLYEGFSRETFSLVHKQSGGNHRENGLHSFGERIITLSTVPKSQSRTRKTILWIPQNEIIADNYSAVENCKKITSHSVTSRDQHHNFMEYNQNLNTQGSKLNRETDRDYLNSSIREAVSLGRTSSIPPPLCSFCQCKAPSFGKPPRQFRYEELEEATNGFSDTNFLAEGGFGLVHKGVLRDGLVVAVKQLKFIGTQADADFRREVRVLSCAQHRNVVLLVGYCIQGNRRLLVYEFICNKSLDYHLHGTKEATLDWSSRLKIAIGTARGLRYLHEDCRVGCIVHRDLRPKNILLTHDFEPLVADFGLARLYNEWEVSEDEHLIRTSRYLAPEYSNDGKVTEKVDVYAFGLVVLELITGRKTNDLQCYRGQHLLPGSLSPTSGKGPYLSAFKNQLLDSNLTSSQLENFPYELQAMSHTAYMCLQEDPQLRPPISKVLKILEGGSSILDSNSFGSRSGYMQGSNSNNHPVSKRHSRRLSY